A window of the Cryptococcus neoformans var. neoformans B-3501A chromosome 9, whole genome shotgun sequence genome harbors these coding sequences:
- a CDS encoding hypothetical protein (HMMPfam hit to Nuc_sug_transp, Nucleotide-sugar transporter, score: 294.1, E(): 2.2e-85), with protein MAHRTNTRSPSGLNRRPTDRCTSQSGSLQTASSPVQSTFGGRIYAAPEEDRGLIMRDRSERDRGENDWADEKGNSMGKTRGMDVGVTRPKRRLSSLPNLLVPPPLHRAMSSTSVSSPPQSPIGQPGHGSYHSLQQPFHNQKAHGSSTANNFPSYSRSNPPKLDDKVGMVGYATAMAAASREKEGPPSLWGIELKWISLITLALQNAFLTIIMHYSRISTAPNRTYSAAAAVLLNELLKGGISVFIALKRIDNEMTASPPPPVYSEKLDDKDFDKRSGQKLPSIIHPTRLQALSKAVFSPDCYKLSVPAILYVIQNNLQYVAASNLDVATFQVTYQMKILTTAFFSVLLLRKRLSRTKWASLILLAIGVGIVQIQSSSAPAASHHTHVTVSHERQLRSEIPVSDEPIMSPERVMHPVRGFVAVTLACMTSGLAGVYFEFILKSSSGSSAPDLWVRNTQLSLFSLVPALVPIIVNPSGPNGMGYFSKVMSCFDNFNGWAIGTVLTQTFGGLITALVIRYSDNIMKGFATSLSIIISFLASVALFSYPITLSFIVGASIVLFATYTYNSPAPPASSTRKEIAVPGSPISTSAPILGEPEKPSRASSVINLLGLGSNNGSRKPSVSDIKSYASSQLGLSSYPVSASVSAPGTPRTNMNDYAESGRSSPASFGGVQTSHGGSGAGFGRGNVGDKVRPILSLDIDRKHG; from the exons ATGGCCCATCGAACCAACACTCGATCTCCATCGGGGTTGAATCGCCGCCCGACGGACCGATGTACGTCCCAGTCTGGGTCCCTTCAAACCGCATCCTCGCCCGTGCAATCGACATTTGGAGGGAGGATATATGCTGCTCCAGAGGAGGACCGAGGGTTAATAATGAGAGATCGAAGCGAGAGAGATCGGGGAGAGAACGACTGGGCTGACGAGAAGGGGAACAGCATGGGGAAGACGCGCGGTATGGATGTGGGAGTAACCCGGCCTAAAAGGAGGCTAAGCAG TCTTCCCAATCTCCTGGTCCCGCCTCCGCTCCACAGAGCCATGTCCTCTACCTCTGTCAGCTCTCCGCCCCAGTCTCCCATAGGTCAACCAGGGCATGGCTCATACCATTCTCTCCAGCAACCATTCCACAACCAGAAGGCCCATGGATCATCTACTGCGAACAATTTTCCTTCTTACAGCCGGAGTAATCCGCCCAAATTGGACGATAAGGTGGGCATGGTGGGCTATGCTACTGCGATGGCCGCCGCTAgcagagaaaaggaagggccGCCTTCTCTGTGGGGGATAGAACTCAAGTGGATCTC ACTGATCACGCTCGCTCTTCAAAATGCAttcctcaccatcatcatgcaCTATTCACGGATATCTACCGCTCCCAATCGCACATATTCCGCTGCCGCCGCAGTTTTGCTCAACGAGCTTCTCAAAGGTGGCATCTCAGTTTTTATTGCTCTCAAACGTATCGACAATGAGATGACtgcatctcctcctcccccggTCTACTCAGAAAAGCTTGACGATAAGGATTTCGACAAGCGATCTGGACAAAAGCTCCCTTCGATCATTCACCCCACGAGACTGCAAGCTCTATCGAAGGCGGTATTTTCACCCGACTGCTATAAGCTTTCTGTTCCCGCCATCCTCTATGTCATCCAAAACAATCTTCAATACGTCGCCGCATCAAATCTCGACGTCGCAACTTTCCAGGTCACATACCAGATGAAGATCCTTACTACTGCGTTCTTTTCAGTTCTCTTGTTGCGCAAACGACTCTCTCGAACCAAGTGGGCTTCCTTGATTCTCCTGGCTATCGGTGTTGGTATTGTTCAGATCCAATCCTCTTCAGCACCTGCTGCATCTCACCACACCCACGTCACTGTCAGCCATGAACGTCAGTTGCGATCGGAGATTCCGGTTTCTGATGAGCCCATCATGTCCCCGGAAAGAGTGATGCATCCTGTCAGGGGATTCGTCGCTGTTACACTTGCATGCATGACCTCAGGTCTTGCGGGTGTGTACTTTGAATTTATCCTCAAATCGTCTTCTGGGTCCAGCGCACCTGATTTGTGGGTGAGAAACACCCAGCTGTCCTTGTTCTCCCTTGTCCCTGCGTTGGTACCCATTATCGTCAACCCTTCGGGGCCGAATGGCATGGGTTACTTTTCAAAAGTGATGTCTTGCTTCGACAACTTCAACGGATGGGCGATTGGTACAGTATTGACTCAGACTTTTGGTGGATTGATTACTGCGTTGGTCATCAGATATAGCGACAATATCAT GAAAGGATTTGCTACGtctctttccatcattatctccttccttgcctcagtcgctctcttctcctACCCCATCACTCTTAGTTTCATCGTCGGTGCTTCTATTGTTCTTTTCGCTACCTATACATACAACAGCCCCGCTCCACCTGCCTCTTCTACTCGCAAAGAAATTGCAGTCCCTGGCTCGCCCATTTCCACTTCTGCACCTATACTGGGTGAACCTGAAAAACCTAGTCGTGCGTCAAGCGTAATCAATTTGCTTGGCTTGGGATCCAACAATGGGTCCAGAAAGCCTAGCGTTTCAGACATCAAATCATATGCCTCTAGTCAGTTGGGCTTATCGTCATACCCCGTGTCTGCCTCTGTATCAGCACCCGGTACACCGAGGACAAACATGAACGATTATGCGGAAAGCGGAAGGAGCAGCCCTGCAAGCTTTGGTGGCGTACAGACGAGTCATGGTGGATCTGGAGCTGGATTTGGTCGGGGTAATGTGGGGGATAAGGTCAGGCCAATCTTGAGTTTGGACATTGATAGAAAGCATGGTTAA
- a CDS encoding hypothetical protein (Match to ESTs gb|CF185315.1|CF185315, gb|CF189367.1|CF189367) encodes MPRPSYDPVANPNFSPDSNISPDPNRNSSFLDPEANNLFGRPGSEYAPAPSLMSRDSTAASMNLAGGTPSLAGTHRDSWGSGVGLTGAEGATNGNRNPGRSGLAHSTVAYESGDRLSTSEEDDEQGHITPAVAAIGAGTAARGFSEKPRWADHESGQGKKNRKWLWAALAALLIVAIGLGVGLGVGLTRNKDSKSLVASAGNENSSSQAPSGTSSVSGSTTATSTSATASATPTTGTQGSLITLEDGSTMTYDNPYGGKWVWDEANPFNNEAQANSWTPALNQNWTWGQDKVFGVNLGGWLVTEPFIVPGLYEKYANGSAGTAIDEYTLSINMGDNLTDALTEHYETFITERDFVEIVAAGLNWVRIPIPFFAIEVWEGEPFLPKVSWEYFLKAIKWARKYGLRINLDLHSVPGSQNGWNHSGRQGSVNWLNGVMGLANAQRSLDYVRTLAQFIAQPEYAPVIQMFGFLNEPNGNAISKGPVASFYIEAHNIIRDITGIGAGNGPMLSMHDGFLGVAAWYGDLAGADRMMLDQHTYMVFQDQPQGTLDTLKTMPCQWWASSTNTTSQQWGPNTAGEWSAAWNDCGKWVNNVGSGSRYDGTYDGYADKVTGSCDYWNDYTQWNASTIEALNHFVSGSMDALQNFFFWTWKIGNSTDAIQQPNPFWHYRLGLEKGWIPKDPRTVAGTCQADGVSMNNFDGTFSNAYVTGGAGAGTIAASASSSYPWPPASFTNVASDSISLLPQYTQTGTPITMPGPTFTSPGSTATISAGSGWYNANANDRQAYAAISGCSYPAEYSAADLAIPTGACGAGLSQANKRSAQPTPAPTR; translated from the exons ATGCCGCGCCCATCTTATGACCCAGTGGCGAACCCAAACTTCTCCCCGGATTCCAATATCTCTCCCGATCCCAACCGTAACTCTAGCTTTCTCGACCCAGAAGCGAACAACCTTTTTGGGAGGCCCGGGTCCGAATATGCCCCAGCACCATCGCTCATGAGCCGTGactcaacagcagcaagcaTGAATCTTGCCGGGGGGACACCATCTCTGGCTGGCACACATAGGGATAGCTGGGGCAGTGGAGTAGGGCTGACTGGTGCTGAAGGAGCTACCAAT GGCAACCGTAACCCAGGTCGATCTGGCCTTGCTCATTCAACTGTTGCTTATGAAAGCGGCGATCGATTATCCACcagcgaggaggacgacgagCAGGGCCACATCACACCCGCGGTGGCAGCCATTGGAGCGGGAACAGCAGCACGAGGATTCAGTGAAAAGCCAAGATGGGCAGACCACGAATCTGGccagggaaagaagaacaggaaGTGGCTGTGGGCGGCTTTGGCAGCTTTGCTGATTGTTGCTATCGGCCTCGGTGTTGGCCTTGGTGTCGG CCTCACCCGAAACAAGGACAGCAAAAGCCTCGTTGCTTCCGCTGGTAATGAaaattcttcatcccagGCTCCGTCGGGCACATCTTCCGTATCGGGATCAACGACAGCTACATCAACTAGCGCCACTGCTTCTGCTACCCCCACTACCGGCACTCAAGGCTCCCTCATCACTTTGGAAGACGGTTCCACGATGACTTATGACAATCCCTACGGCGGTAAGTGGGTATGGGACGAGGCCAACCCGTTCAAC AACGAAGCCCAAGCCAACTCTTGGACCCCGGCACTGAATCAAAACTGGACATGGGGTCAAGATAAAGTCTTTGGTGTTAACCTCGGTGGTTGGCTTGTTACTG AGCCCTTCATCGTCCCCGGCCTTTACGAAAAGTATGCCAACGGCTCTGCCGGCACTGCTATCGACGAATACACCCTTTCTATCAACATGGGTGACAACCTTACTGATGCCCTCACGGAACATTACGAGACATTCATTACCGAG CGTGACTTTGTCGAAATTGTCGCTGCGGGCCTCAACTGGGTGCGAATCCCTATTCCCTTCTTTGCTATCGAGGTCTGGGAGGGCGAGCCTTTTCTACCCAAGGTTTCATGGGAATACTTTTTGAAAGCTATCAAATGGGCCAGGAAGTATGGATTGAGGATTAACCTTGACCTTCACTCTGTTCCCGGTTCTCAAA ACGGCTGGAACCACTCTGGCCGCCAAGGATCCGTCAACTGGCTGAACGGTGTCATGGGCCTTGCTAACGCTCAACGATCCCTCGACTACGTCCGTACGCTCGCACAATTCATTGCTCAGCCCGAGTACGCTCCTGTCATCCAGATGTTTGGATTCCTCAATGAACCCAACGGCAATGCTATCAGCAAAGGCCCCGTCGCCTCCTTTTACATTGAGGCCCACAACATTATTCGCGACATTACTGGTATCGGCGCCGGCAACGGTCCAATGCTCTCCATGCACGATGGATTTTTGGGAGTTGCTGCGTGGTACGGCGATCTTGCTGGTGCTGACCGTATGATGCTCGACCAACATACCTACATGGTCTTCCAGGACCAGCCTCAGGGTACTCTTGACACTCTTAAAACGATGCCATGTCAATGGTGGGCTTCGTCCACCAACACCACCTCCCAGCAGTGGGGTCCCAATACCGCTGGTGAATGGTCTGCGGCCTGGAACGATTGCGGTAAATGGGTGAACAATGTTGGAAGTGGATCGAGATACGATGGAACTTATGATGGTTATGCGGACAAGGTGACCGGCAGCTGTGATTACTGGAACGACTATACCCAATGGAACGCGAGTACCATCGAGGCGTTGAACCACTTTGTCTCTGGTAGTATGGATGCTTTGCAG AACTTTTTCTTCTGGACTTGGAAGATTGGAAACAGTACCGACGCTATTCAGCAGCCCAACCCATTCTGGCACTACCGTCTCGGTCTCGAGAAGGGATGGATTCCCAAAG ACCCTCGAACGGTTGCTGGCACCTGCCAGGCAGACGGCGTATCGATGAACAACTTTGACGGAACGTTCTCCAATGCCTACGTGACTGGTGGT GCCGGTGCTGGTACCATTGCGGCGTCCGCGTCCTCTTCCTACCCCTGGCCGCCTGCTTCGTTCACCAACGTCGCCTCGGACTCCAtatctctcctccctcaaTATACCCAGACGGGTACTCCTATTACCATGCCCGGACCTACATTTACCTCTCCCGGGTCTACTGCGACCATCAGCGCGGGTAGCGGATGGTATAACGCGAATGCGAATGATAGGCAGGCATATGCCGCTATCAGCGGGTGTAGCTATCCTGCAGAGTATTCTGCGGCCGATTTGGCTATTCCGACGGGTGCATGTGGTGCGGGGTTGAGCCAGGCGAACAAGAGATCTGCTCAGCCTACTCCTGCTCCTACACGATGA